The Lycium barbarum isolate Lr01 chromosome 11, ASM1917538v2, whole genome shotgun sequence genome contains the following window.
TCGAAGTCGCTCCAAGATTCGCCCTGGTGGCACGAAATTCCTAGTGCCCAAAAGAGAAGGTTGTTACGTTATAGAACAAAAGGAAGATGTGAAAGCCTCTATATGGAACTTTGATTTTCTCTACGACCACTTAATGTGCGCTAACGGTTTGTTTTGCTTATGGAGGAAATTTCAACAGCCTGTTGTGATTTGCAATCCCAGTACAAGAGAAGTAAGAGTTCTTCCCCTCCTGAAAGTAGAATTTTATTCTTCTAAGTCCGTCCAACCATATTTCTATGCTCTAGGTTATGAACCAGAAGAAAAGAATTATAAAGTTTTGCTGACTGTGAATGATAAATACGGGTCCACAAAACACTGGGTTTTCACTTTAGGTACAGATGAGTCATGGAGAGAGATTAAAATTACCAAACGTTTTGTTCCATATCACGAGGGAGCTTGTATTAGTGGAGTTATCTATATGGTGGATCTGTTTACTAAAATCATACTTGCATTCGATGTTAAAGTTGAAAAATTAAGAATTATCAATTTGCCGAATGCTTTAAATAACATGATGAATTATTATCCGTTGTTAGAAGTGAAGGGAAAATTAGCAGTCTTAGACAGTTACCGTGGTGGTACGAATTTGTGGATTTTAGAAAATGCTCAAAACGAAGAATGGGAGAGTCATATCATTCACTCTTCTTTACAACCACCTTTTCATTTAAAATCAAGAATATGCAGTTCTTGTGATGGAGAGATTTTATTCGTCGTGATCGAGCCAGGTATTTTTGCATATTATATGTTTGATGTTTGGAAAAATAGTTGGAGATATTTGGAAACCCGGGGGCTTACAAATGAGGGCTGGAAAGAATTTAGGGAAAAAAGTTCGAGATATAATTTATTCTGGGGGCTTGAAGAAGATGGTGGGATTCATGACGACATTTATAGTTACGTAGAAAGCCTCTTTCCTTTAGGGAAAAAATAAGTGCTTTGGAATTGTGATCATCTTAATTATTTTCCTTCGGATTGTTTGTTCTATTAATTTTCTGCTGTTAATAACATTCTTTTTTGCATTTAGAAGGGTAATATTTGTTTCGTCTGAATCAAATTTATGTGATAATTTTATTCGTTCAATAAATTTGATAAACATGGCTTCATAGTATTGCACTTTTGCTAGCAATTAAGCTTGCATTGACTCTTAACTTATATAACTATGTTACATGCTTCAACGATAATTAAGTCTCTGTCTTTGCAAACCCATACGTCGAACTAATTCTATTTGCATCTCGCTATTTATTCCTCGTTAATTGCTGAAACTGATAATAAGCCACTAtctattttcttttaaaattaaaataaagtgTTTAATTGGAGATGAATGTGTTACTGATTTTGTGTTCATAGACCACTACTGTTTACAACGTGGAGTCTCATTTGCAAATTAGTTGGGTTTTTTTTCCCCTCTCCTTTTGGGTCCTAATGTTCCTCACATCTCTAAAAGATTATCTCAAGTCAACATATTTGGATTTTCCATATTGTTTCCAAAGTCTCCAACTAAGTAtttaaaaagcaaaaaaaaaaaaaaaaaaaaaaaaaaaaaaaaaagaagaaaaaagagtcGACTATCAATTGGACCTTTAAGCTTTTTAGCGTTGAAGCAAGTGTACTAAAATTTTACGTTCATATCTAATGTTTGATGAAGTTTTAGTGGATTTTCACATATATATTTATGTTtcgcatatacatatatatatacatgtgaaaTGGGAAAGGTGGAGGTCCTGGTAGGAATACGAAAGGGAGGGGCACGCcatcatttttcttttattttcatttcaaaagttatttttatttgtttaattTTAAATCCACGTGTCTCCATTTTATTCGTCACTCTGGCATGTGAATTATACGCACCTTTTGTTGTTAGGTTGACTATCAATTTTGTGTTTAAATGACACAAATGAATTTATTCAATATTATGTTGGCTTTGTCAAC
Protein-coding sequences here:
- the LOC132617929 gene encoding putative F-box protein At1g19160; the protein is MKLPTLEKLALLVFKFLMLLILFNGDPVDFNNFIFLFIVLATALYTEKKMKLLHTTKNPAILLENNNNNISSVILQVESGEGGAYADLNPTISFDVATKNPRIPLDVTTEIFSWLPVRSLMRFRSVSRFCYSLTSESNFMDLHRSRSKIRPGGTKFLVPKREGCYVIEQKEDVKASIWNFDFLYDHLMCANGLFCLWRKFQQPVVICNPSTREVRVLPLLKVEFYSSKSVQPYFYALGYEPEEKNYKVLLTVNDKYGSTKHWVFTLGTDESWREIKITKRFVPYHEGACISGVIYMVDLFTKIILAFDVKVEKLRIINLPNALNNMMNYYPLLEVKGKLAVLDSYRGGTNLWILENAQNEEWESHIIHSSLQPPFHLKSRICSSCDGEILFVVIEPGIFAYYMFDVWKNSWRYLETRGLTNEGWKEFREKSSRYNLFWGLEEDGGIHDDIYSYVESLFPLGKK